A window of Aquipuribacter hungaricus genomic DNA:
GACGGTCGGTCGACGAGGACGGTCAGACGACGAGGACGGCCCGCCCCGGGGCGGGGGAGCCGTCCGACCACACGGCCGTCGTCCCCGCTCCGAGAACGCGGGCCTGCCCAAAGGCGTGCCGCAGCGCCGAGCAGGCCGCGGCCAGGGCGTCGAGGGCGTCGTCGACCGGCACGAGCGCGTCCGTGCCCCGGCCGGTGGGCACCCCCGCCAGGGCGTCGAGCACGTCGAGCGAGGGCATGGTGCTCGCCAGCGGCCGGACCCGCTGGGCGACGCCCGCCGCGGAGCGTTTGC
This region includes:
- a CDS encoding DUF429 domain-containing protein, translating into ALAVARRLGGTRASRPEADAASRAAGAGGISTQAWGIADKVLEVEDAVRALGPAGARVVEVHPETSFAVMARHFREPAPAGKRSAAGVAQRVRPLASTMPSLDVLDALAGVPTGRGTDALVPVDDALDALAAACSALRHAFGQARVLGAGTTAVWSDGSPAPGRAVLVV